The uncultured Trichococcus sp. DNA segment CATTCCAGTTATCCCCAATTTCAATGATAGCCCCGAAGATGCCGAACAGTTTGCGCTGTTGTTCAATAAAATGGGTGTTACCAAAATTGAGTTGCTTCCGTTCCATCAATTTGGACAAAAAAAATATGAGAATTTAAATCGCAAGTATAAAATGCAAGATATCCCTCAACTTCATACAGAAGATCTGGACTACTTCAAAGAAATTATGGAAAAACACGGTATTTCTTGTATTGTAAGATAAACAATAGCACGCAAAAGATCCAATGAGAACTTATTCATTGGATCTTTTGCGTGCTATTCGTTTGTTTTATTCATTTCCAGTTCATTGTTGTAAGCAATCTTGTCTTGAATTCTGAAGAACGGGTAATAGATTATTGCGGATAAGGATAAGATTACAATTTGTAATACCGCTCCTTGCCATCCAGCAACCATCAACCCAGAAATAATTGCGGGTGTGCTCCAAGGCAACGTAACTCCCGCAAACGGTGTCATAAAGCCTATTGCAATTGAACCATAAACAAGCCCTGCGGAAAGCACCGGCACCAGTAAGAAGGGGATAAACATCACTGGGTTCATCACAACCGGAAATCCGAAGATCACTGGTTCATTCACATTGAACAGTGCCGGAAAAGCCGCAACTTTCCCTAGCGCTTTATACTGTTGGGACTTGGCCCCAAACAGCATGGCAATGACTAATCCGAAGGTTATTCCAGAACCAGAAATGAGCAGGAAGCTGTCCAGGAATTGCTGCGTCACAATATGGGCGCCATTTTCTAAAGACAAATTTCCGGCGGCGGCGAGCGCTTTGTTCGCATCTAAGTTTGATAAGAGCAATGCAGTTACAATTCCATTGACCACTGATTGGCCATGAACCCCAAACCACCATAAGAATGAGATGAAAAATGCGATTCCGATGGCACCCGGCAGAGATCCGGTCAAACCTTGCAACGGTACTTGAATTACGTCATAAATCATCTCAATAAAAGTGCCGCCATCTGTGATGGCTTTTGAAATAATATAGACGATCATCGACAATAGAAAGATCGCAAATGCAGGTGTCAT contains these protein-coding regions:
- a CDS encoding PTS sugar transporter subunit IIC, with protein sequence MGNFNSQKIIAPIMKFVNMRGIIALKDGMLSILPLTVVGSIFLILGQIPFEGVNNAIANIFGPDWTEPFMQVHAGTFAIMGLISCFSIAYSYAKNSGVEPLPAGVLSLSSFFITLRSSYIPESGEPIGDALSKVWFGGQGIIGAIIIGLTVGAIYTEFIQKKIVIKMPEQVPQAIAKQFEAMTPAFAIFLLSMIVYIISKAITDGGTFIEMIYDVIQVPLQGLTGSLPGAIGIAFFISFLWWFGVHGQSVVNGIVTALLLSNLDANKALAAAGNLSLENGAHIVTQQFLDSFLLISGSGITFGLVIAMLFGAKSQQYKALGKVAAFPALFNVNEPVIFGFPVVMNPVMFIPFLLVPVLSAGLVYGSIAIGFMTPFAGVTLPWSTPAIISGLMVAGWQGAVLQIVILSLSAIIYYPFFRIQDKIAYNNELEMNKTNE